A single region of the Streptomyces sp. NBC_01803 genome encodes:
- a CDS encoding DUF7848 domain-containing protein produces the protein MRRGVILRGADWVVAGEPDEEAPVGRCGAICTTCHDASPWENDPKRIGMWALDHTRQHGPAHSLFLTTTQRHWRAYPASTTPATSAPYSHAPRPPRTHARPRTRWPRHAGITAARIAGRAFLALSALCLPSLNAGTRHQRARPTQKTEEPTCPRGVCP, from the coding sequence GTGAGGCGCGGGGTCATTCTCCGGGGCGCCGACTGGGTAGTCGCCGGGGAACCGGACGAGGAGGCACCCGTCGGCCGCTGCGGAGCCATCTGCACCACCTGCCACGACGCCTCACCCTGGGAGAACGACCCCAAACGCATCGGCATGTGGGCCCTTGACCACACCCGCCAGCACGGCCCCGCACACTCCCTGTTCCTCACCACCACACAACGCCACTGGCGCGCCTACCCCGCCAGCACCACCCCCGCCACCAGCGCACCGTACTCCCATGCCCCTCGGCCGCCCCGGACCCACGCACGGCCCCGCACCCGATGGCCACGGCACGCGGGCATCACAGCCGCACGGATCGCCGGACGCGCCTTCCTGGCCCTGTCCGCCCTCTGCCTGCCCAGCCTCAACGCCGGCACCCGCCACCAACGGGCCCGCCCGACCCAGAAAACAGAGGAACCGACATGCCCACGCGGCGTATGCCCGTGA
- a CDS encoding transposase, producing the protein MPTRRMPVIPRDEAIQLYLDHKISVNALARDYGVSAPYLTKLLTDWKIPLRGRKEAAQLRKASKRDQ; encoded by the coding sequence ATGCCCACGCGGCGTATGCCCGTGATCCCCAGAGACGAAGCCATCCAGCTCTACCTGGACCACAAGATCTCCGTCAACGCACTCGCCCGCGACTACGGCGTCTCCGCCCCCTACCTCACCAAACTCCTCACGGATTGGAAGATCCCACTCAGGGGACGCAAAGAAGCAGCGCAGCTCCGCAAAGCCAGTAAACGCGACCAGTGA